In Nerophis ophidion isolate RoL-2023_Sa linkage group LG02, RoL_Noph_v1.0, whole genome shotgun sequence, one DNA window encodes the following:
- the zgc:162592 gene encoding melatonin receptor type 1B-B gives MNALLNLSLLELNSSSAADSQRIMQFHHRSVKVSIIIVLGVMITLGNIAVLLVITSSVAGWSKSSRFFLLSLTAADSAFGLLVMPLNLWVSLVKDYTDGPDWLCHMVAFCNATVYSTCMYTLAAISLERCIAVVYPLKYSSLMTRRRTLLLIAFSWCFPPCILLPITFPGDVIQVHFSTASLVCNLSYSTNVIYSLSLTCFIFFPCSVVMIYANMRLWYAARTQRRKMRQFEHVRRRRHNVASRVLVPVMVAYFTCWTPCMIAMIYNAISGSHVPEWIEFVVVWLPTSNGFLNCIFYFWINNSFRRKFYLVIERLARGLCPALVKPLGLHSESPFSSGTLNNNNSAHERSASVSSTCTVMTLA, from the exons ATGAATGCTTTACTAAATTTGTCCTTGTTGGAGCTGAATTCCAGCAGTGCTGCTGACTCCCAAAGGATCATGCAGTTTCACCACCGCTCAGTCAAGGTGAGCATCATCATCGTTTTGGGGGTGATGATCACTTTGGGTAACATCGCCGTCCTCCTGGTGATCACGTCGTCTGTGGCCGGCTGGTCGAAGAGCTCCAGATTCTTCCTGCTTTCCCTCACAGCTGCAGACTCCGCCTTTGGGCTCCTGGTCATGCCCTTAAACCTGTGGGTGAGTCTGGTCAAGGATTACACAGACGGGCCAGACTGGCTGTGTCACATGGTGGCCTTCTGCAATGCTACAGTGTACTCTACCTGCATGTACACACTGGCTGCCATTAGCCTGGAGAGATGCATTGCAGTGGTTTACCCCCTCAAGTACTCTTCCTTAATGACTAGAAGGAGGACGCTGCTCCTTATTGCCTTCTCTTGGTGCTTCCCACCATGCATCCTGTTGCCAATAACCTTCCCAGGGGATGTCATCCAAGTCCACTTTTCCACCGCGTCACTGGTCTGCAATCTGTCCTATTCCACCAACGTGATCTACTCTCTAAGCCTGACCTGCTTCATCTTCTTTCCGTGCTCCGTTGTCATGATCTACGCCAATATGAGGTTGTGGTACGCTGCCAGGACGCAGAGACGCAAAATGCGGCAGTTTGAGCATGTGCGCCGCAGGAGACACAATGTGGCCTCCAGAGTGTTGGTGCCTGTCATGGTGGCTTACTTCACTTGCTGGACACCGTGCATGATAGCCATGATCTACAACG CAATCTCAGGAAGCCATGTGCCAGAGTGGATAGAATTTGTGGTAGTATGGCTGCCGACGTCCAATGGTTTCCTTAACTGCATCTTCTATTTCTGGATCAACAATAGCTTCCGTCGGAAATTCTATCTGGTTATAGAGAGGCTGGCTCGTGGCCTCTGCCCGGCTTTGGTCAAACCACTGGGACTCCATTCAGAGTCTCCATTTTCATCAGGAACGCTTAATAACAACAATAGTGCCCATGAGCGATCGGCGAGTGTTTCTTCCACCTGTACAGTGATGACATTGGCCTAG